The following are encoded together in the Oncorhynchus nerka isolate Pitt River linkage group LG25, Oner_Uvic_2.0, whole genome shotgun sequence genome:
- the LOC115109031 gene encoding uncharacterized protein LOC115109031: MACPIYPKDTPQPTEDIEFQQVLRQIGGKENIYLVSDTVKSDEEDEASGILKEFIQDMFHSGRTENLGTSHTTNNTNGQIYSSPNSQGDTTSENNGTCETVNNCKGLPQAQGNEIPLSTRPKDLVLSAKSMGEDKGPPRLNGNVQNTKTSSMNSCRGKRIIDHPIIIFIFRQEFFSGSANAICLKEILKDVRSRAKRGGVRPALVGLIRSTGESNETRESVGFLEGLLRSVFRKHPPEAIWAGHFIPKTEDRMLAIKKYTCKAIYSAQSSDNSEERGNMFLRPFQCLPWPRRHNSQANNTSANRQRGDAASAEEGIPLKTGVFSAGPQAESDCGVTKKDSHDDTHGS, encoded by the exons ATGGCTTGTCCGATCTATCCAAAGGACACACCGCAGCCCACAGAGGACATCGAATTTCAGCAAGTACTGCGTCAAATTGGAGGTAAAGAGAATATATACTTAGTAAGTGATACCGTCAAATCGGATGAGGAGGACGAAGCCAGTGGGATATTAAAGGAGTTCATTCAGGACATGTTTCATAGCGGGCGTACTGAAAACCTTGGCACGAGCCATACCACCAACAACACTAACGGTCAGATTTATTCCTCTCCAAATAGTCAAGGGGATACTACAAGCGAAAATAATGGGACATGCGAAACAGTAAACAACTGCAAGGGTTTGCCTCAAGCCCAGGGGAACGAAATACCTCTGTCAACGAGGCCAAAGGATTTAGTATTGAGTGCCAAGTCTATGGGAGAGGATAAAGGACCACCGAGGCTCAATGGGAACGTCCAAAATACCAAAACCTCAAGCATGAACAGTTGTAGAGGAAAGCGAATAATAGACCATCCTATTATAATATTCATATTTAGACAGGAGTTTTTCAGTGGCAGTGCAAACGCAATTTGCCTGAAAGAAATTCTGAAGGATGTTAGGTCACGTGCGAAACGTGGCGGTGTCCGCCCAGCACTAGTCGGGTTAATACGCTCAACAGGTGAGAGCAACGAGACGCGTGAATCAGTGGGATTTCTGGAGGGCCTGCTTCGTTCAGTGTTTCGGAAACATCCACCAGAAGCCATCTGGGCAGGGCATTTCATTCCCAAGACAGAGGATAGGATGCTGGCCATCAAGAAATACACCTGCAAAGCCATCTATTCGGCCCAATCCTCAG ATAATTCTGAGGAAAGAGGGAACATGTTTTTAAGGCCATTCCAATGTTTGCCTTGGCCTAGAAGACACAACAGCCAGGCCAACAACACTTCAGCAAACAGGCAAAGAG GTGACGCTGCTAGTGCAGAGGAAGGGATCCCTCTGAAGACTGGTGTTTTCTCCGCTGGACCCCAGGCAGAGTCCGACTGTGGTGTAACCAAAAAGGACAGTCATGATGACACTCATGGGTCATGA
- the LOC135564490 gene encoding putative nuclease HARBI1, giving the protein MSSSPSLATEDSVTSKRSSIGLQMVCNADCVISNVVAKWPGSVHDSRIFRASEIYQCLSQGEFSGVLLGDRGYAFLLTPFTDPQEAQQAYNHAHARTRARVEMTFGLLKARFHCLHKLRVSPVRACDITVACAVLHNVACLRKERAPRVPPAMDWDNPAIFPDDDSGRLLRDQYVLNYFS; this is encoded by the exons atgtcttcatctccttccctggccacagaagactctgtgacatcaaagaggagttctataggattgcag atggtctgcaatgctgactgtgtgatcagcaatgttgtggcaaaatggcctggctcagtccatgactccagaatctttcgggcctctgaaatctatcagtgcctatcacaag gtgaattctctggtgtgttgctgggagacagggggtatgcttttctcctgacacctttcacagacccccaggaagcacagcaggcctacaaccatgcccatgccaggaccagggccagagttgaaatgacctttggcctcctgaaggcacgctttcactgccttcacaaattaagggtcagccctgttagggcatgtgatattactgtggcttgtgctgtcctccacaatgtggcctgcctgaggaaggagagggcccccagagtgccaccagccatggactgggacaatccggcaatcttccctgatgacgacagtggtcggctgctgagggaccaatatgtgttgaattattttagttag